From the genome of uncultured Bacteroides sp.:
GTAGCTAGCAAATAAGAATATAAAAAATCTAATACTATGAAAACCACACCATTTACTGACAAACACATTTCTTTAGGTGCAAAGATGCACGAATTTGCCGGCTATAATATGCCGATTGAATACTCCGGAATTATAGACGAACACCTTACCGTTTGCAATGGAGTGGGGGTGTTTGATGTTTCTCACATGGGTGAATTCTGGGTAAAAGGTCCCAATGCTCTTGCTTTTCTGCAAAAAGTTACTTCCAATAACGTAGCTGCATTGACTATAGGCAAAGCACAGTATACTTGTTTCCCAAACGAAGACGGTGGTATTGTGGATGATTTGCTGGTTTATTATTATGAACCTGAAAAATATATGTTGGTGGTTAATGCCTCTAACATAGAAAAAGACTGGAACTGGTGCGTGAGTCATAATACAGTGGGTGCAGAACTGGAAAATGCTTCCGATAAAATGGCTCAGCTTGCTGTTCAGGGACCAAAGGCTATTGAAGTGTTGCAGAAACTAACATCTGTGAATCTGTCAGAAATTCCATATTACTCCTTTACAACTGGTGAGTTTGCCGGATATGAGAATGTGATTATCTCAAATACCGGGTATACCGGTGCTGGCGGATTTGAACTTTATTTCTATCCTGATTGTGCAAATAGAATATGGAACACAATTTTTGAAGTCGGTGCTGAATATGGGATAAAGCCAATTGGTTTAGGTGCGCGTGATACACTTCGCCTTGAAATGGGATTCTGTCTTTATGGAAATGATTTGAGCGATACTACATCACCATTGGAAGCAGGATTGGGATGGATCACTAAATTTGTAGATGGCAAGGATTTCACTAACCGTGCATTCCTTGAAAAACAAAAAACAGAAGGCGTAACCCGTAAACTGGTTGCGTTTGAAGTGGTAGATAAAGGTATTCCCCGTCATGGATACGAATTGGTAAATGCAGAAGGAGAAAAGATTGGTGAAGTTACTTCCGGAACAATCTCGCCTACTCGTAAGATTGGTATTGGAATGGGGTATGTAAAGGCTGACTACTCTAAACCGGGAACTGAAATATTTATTAGCATTCGCGGAAAAGGAATCAAAGCTGTGGTTGTAAAACCTCCTTTTAGAAAATAAATTTTGTGATTTATTATAGTTAAGAATCAGGCGATATTGTAGCTAAATGCTATAATATCGCTTTTTTTAATGTCTGAAACTTTCCTTTCTGCTCGGAAAAAAGTATATTTGTGAAAACTAATCTGAAAATACGATGTCACATTTACCGAATCTTATAGCAGACTTAGCGCTTATTCTTATATCTGCCGGAATAACTACGTTGTTATTTAAGAAATTAAAGCAACCGTTAGTCCTGGGATATATTGTTGCGGGATTTTTAGTGGGACCGCATACATTTCTTACGCCTACCGTTGTTGATACAGCTAATATACAAATCTGGTCGGATATTGGTGTAATATTCCTTCTCTTTGCCCTTGGACTGGAATTTAGTTTCAAGAAAATACTGAAAGTAGGAGGATCGGCCATCATTGCTGCCTGTACAATCATCTTTTGCATGATATTGGTAGGTATAACTGTTGGTTTGGGCTTTGGATGGCAACGAATGGACTGCATTTTCCTGGGTGGAATGATTGCAATGTCTTCTACCACCATTATATACAAAGCTTTTGATGATTTAGGATTAGGGAAGAAAAAGTTTGCCGGACTTGTTCTTAGCATATTGATTCTTGAAGATATTCTGGCCATTGTTCTTATGGTTGTACTATCAACAATGGCTGTAAGTAGCAGTTTTCAGGGAAGTGATCTTATTGCCAGTATATCTAAACTTGTATTTTTCCTGGTTCTTTGGTTTGTTGTGGGAATCTTCCTTATTCCCGGAATCCTGAAAAAAACACGTAAGTTGATGAGTGATGAAACACTGATGATTGTTTCTTTGGGTATGTGTTTCGGAATGGTTGTGCTTGCTTCTCAGGTAGGTTTCTCGCCTGCATTTGGTGCTTTTATTATGGGGTCTATATTGGCTGAAACAATTGAGGCCGAACATATAGAACATCTGGTGAAACCTGTGAAAGATCTTTTTGGAGCGATATTCTTTGTTTCAGTAGGTATGATGGTAGATCCTTCAATGATTGTAGAATATGCTCTTCCCATTGCGGTTATCTCACTTGTTGTAATTCTGGGACAGACTTTTTTTGGAACCTCTGGTGTGCTTTTATCCGGACAACCATTGAGGACTGCAATGCAATGCGGATTCAGCTTAGGGCAAATTGGTGAGTTTGCATTTATCATTGCTTCATTAGGCGTAACGTTGAAAGTAACAAGTCATTTCTTATATCCAATCGTAGTTGCGGTTTCTGTAATCACAACTTTCCTTACTCCGTATATGATTCGTCTTGCCGAACCGGCTTACGTAAAGGTTGACCGCTCAATGCCTCGTTCCTGGAAACGGTTCCTCGACCGCTATTCTTCAGGATCGCAGACAGTGAACTATGAGAGTGACTGGAAGAAACTGCTTATGGCTATGGGACGAAACATTGTTATATATTCTATTATAAGTATTGCCGTTATTATATTGTCTTTCCGTTTTGTTGCTCCTGTATTTCATAATTATTTGCCTCAATTTTGGGCGGCATTATGTGGCACAATCTTTACTGTTCTTTGCATATCTCCATTTTTGAGAGCTATTGTAGTAAAGAAGAACCATTCCGAAGAATTTGTTACGTTGTGGGAAGACAACCATGTAAACCGTGGTCCGTTGGTTTCTACTATTGTTTTAAGAGTGGTAATAGCAGTTGCGTTTGTTGCATTTGTTATTGCTCATTTCTTCAAAGCTTCTATAGGATTAGCTCTTGGAGTAGCTGTAATTCTCGTTTTTTTAATGGTATATTCAAGAGTATTGAAAAAGCAGTCTATCCTTATTGAACGCAGATTTATTCAGAATTTACGATTGCGCGATATGCATGCCGAGTATATAGGAAGTAAAAAGCCGGCTTATGCAGGTAGTCTGCTTTCGCGAGACTTGCACCTTACCGATTTAGAAATTCCAGGCGAGTCTGTCTGGGCCGGAAAAACATTGGCAGAACTCAATTTAGGTAAGAAGTATGGTGTACATGTTGTTTCCATTCTTAGAGGAAAGCAACGTATTAATATTCCGGGAGCTTCTGTAAGACTTTTCCCTTTGGACAAGATTCAGGTTATCGGTACTGACGAGCAGTTAAACTTATTTAGTCAGCATATGATGAAGGAAGATGTGGTAGAAGATAATAAAGATTTAGAAAAAAGCATCATGACTTTGAAACAGTTTATGATTAATATTAATTCTGTCTTTCTCGGCAAATCTATTCGTGAATCGGGTATTCGTGACAAATATAAGTGCCTGATTGTGGGGATGGAACGTGATGGTAATTCTCTGAGAACGCCGGATGTGAACGCTCCTTTTCAGGAAGGAGATGTGGTATGGGTTGTGGGTGAAAAAGAGGATGTATACAAATTGGTAGATCAAAAGAGCTAAAAAATACACCTTTGATAGAATATTTATTATTACTTTTACGACATTAACATTAAAATAGATAGTAAAAATGAGTGATCCTAAAGATTGTCTGTATTGCCAAAACAATCAGACTTTGAATGATTTAATGATTGAATTTGCACAATTAAGTGTATCGAGAGCATTCCTTTTTAAGGAACAAACTTATAGAGGTCGTTGCCTGGTAGCATATAAAGATCATGTTAACGATCTTAATGAACTGAGTGATGAAGATCGTAATGCTTTTATGGCTGATGTTGCCAAAGTAACAAGTGCTATGAATAAGGCTTTCCATCCTGCAAAAATTAATTATGGTGCTTATTCGGATAAGTTGTCTCATCTACACTTCCATTTAGCTCCTAAATATGAAGGTGGTCCTGACTTTGGTGGCACATTCGTTATGAATCCGGGTAAGGTTTATCTTACAGATGCTGAATATCAGGAACTGATTGATGCTGTAAAAGCTAATTTGTAATTAGATAGAATCTACGTTTTATATTAAAAATGGGGTTGTTCCAAACGGAACAACCCCATTTTTATTGATTCTTTCTTTGGGTCTATTCTCTGAGAATGTTTTTTAATTTCAATTCTCAGAGACTTGTTTTACTTTTATATAACCTTTTGAGGAAATATCTAACTTCTTCTTTTAAGTGAATCTAGCTAATGAAAACCAGCTATTTAATTACCTTTTTTGGGGAAATATCTAACCTTCTTAAAAGTTGATGCTGTTAGTGTAAGCCAGCTGCTTAATTACCCTTTTTGGAAATATCTAACTTCTTTTTAAGAGTTGGTGCAAGTAGTATAAGCCAGCAGGTTAATTACCTTTTTGAGAAATATCAAACTTCCTTTTTTAAATGGGTGCAGATATTGTAAACCAGTTGGTCAATTACACCTTTGGAGAATATCTTATTTCTTTAAAGCGTCTTTCAGCTTGCAGTTCTTTAATTCACGGATACCTTCGGCAACAGTTTGTGCATTTAATATAGCTCCGGCTTCTGATGTATGGGTATGATCACCATAATATAATGTTTGAATAGCATCTTTACCCATTTTGTCAAGTTTATCTGCAATAAGCTTATTCAAATCAATATATGGAACCTTCTCCATTGTTGCAGCTTCTTTAGTCCATAGACCGTAGCCTTCGCTATTACGAATAACAGCTACACTATCTTTAGAAGTAAACATGTTGCGAGGTATGTGTGATAATAGGATAGGAGTTGCCTTTTTAGCTTTTACATCCTTTGCGTATTTACGCATATACCAGCCAAAAGAATGAACAGTCTCTTCTTTCCCGGTAAGCTCCATAACTACAGTGGTATCATTATCAGCATATCCTTTCAATGAAGCACGGGCACGTCCCATATTTAGTGAACCACCATCGTTATGTCCAAACTGAACAAGTACATAATCTCCAGGTTTCACTGCTGAAAGTACTTTATCCCAAAGTCCTTCCGTAATAAATGTACGACTGCTGCGTCCGCCTAGTGCATGGTTTTCCACTGATACTTTAGTTGTATCAACATAGTCAGTAAAAAAATGTCCCCATCCCCATTGGTGATTGCTACCATTATCTTTTCCATTCTTTACTGTTGAGTCACCTATTATAAAAACAACCGGACGACCTTTCTTTCTAGACGATCCGGCAACTCCGGCATTGGCTTTCTTCGGATCGGCACCCGACTTTAAACCTAATAAATCTTCACCTGTAATTTGAGTTTTAGTAGTTTTGGTTTTTTCCTGAGCCGAAATAGTCATTGCAAATAGCGTAAATGCTACAATAAAACATAATTTTAATGCTTTCATATTTTAAAATTTAATCGTAGATATCTTTTCAGCAAAAGTCTGAATTTAGAATAATTTGAGAAATAGAGATATGTACATTCATATTAAAAAACATACATTATTGCATTAAAAGTAATACTTTTGTGAGTGATTTTTAAAAGGTAAAGAATAACAAAATGGGTGAACAAGAAAATAAATCAGAATTGAGCTTGGAACATATTCTTACTGGTTCAATACGTTCCAAAGAGGAACAACAAAAACTTACCCCCAACGAGGTTCTTGATATTCTGAAAAAAGGGAATCAGGAATTTGTAGAAGATAATCTAACAGTTCGTAATAATTCTGACCGTATTCGTACGGCTGTATTAGGGCAGTATCCGTTGGCGGTAGTTCTGTCTTGCCTTGATTCGCGAGTACCTGTAGAAGATATTTTTCATCGGGGCATAGGAGATGTGTTTGTTTCTCGCGTAGCTGGAAATATAGTAAATGAAGATATTCTGGGAAGCCTCGAGTATGCCTGCAAAGTCTCTGGATCAAAATTAATTGTTGTATTAGGTCATACTCATTGCGGAGCTATTCAGTCGGCAATTGATGATGTAAAGATGGGAAATATAACATCTTTACTTTCTAAAATTAAACCTGCCGTAGAGAAAGCTAATAGTTTTTATAAAGGAGATAAATCATCAAAGAATGATGAGTTTATGGATGCTGTCTGTTGCTTAAATGTTCAAATATCAATTGATGAGATCAGAAGTAAAAGC
Proteins encoded in this window:
- the gcvT gene encoding glycine cleavage system aminomethyltransferase GcvT, which codes for MKTTPFTDKHISLGAKMHEFAGYNMPIEYSGIIDEHLTVCNGVGVFDVSHMGEFWVKGPNALAFLQKVTSNNVAALTIGKAQYTCFPNEDGGIVDDLLVYYYEPEKYMLVVNASNIEKDWNWCVSHNTVGAELENASDKMAQLAVQGPKAIEVLQKLTSVNLSEIPYYSFTTGEFAGYENVIISNTGYTGAGGFELYFYPDCANRIWNTIFEVGAEYGIKPIGLGARDTLRLEMGFCLYGNDLSDTTSPLEAGLGWITKFVDGKDFTNRAFLEKQKTEGVTRKLVAFEVVDKGIPRHGYELVNAEGEKIGEVTSGTISPTRKIGIGMGYVKADYSKPGTEIFISIRGKGIKAVVVKPPFRK
- a CDS encoding cation:proton antiporter → MSHLPNLIADLALILISAGITTLLFKKLKQPLVLGYIVAGFLVGPHTFLTPTVVDTANIQIWSDIGVIFLLFALGLEFSFKKILKVGGSAIIAACTIIFCMILVGITVGLGFGWQRMDCIFLGGMIAMSSTTIIYKAFDDLGLGKKKFAGLVLSILILEDILAIVLMVVLSTMAVSSSFQGSDLIASISKLVFFLVLWFVVGIFLIPGILKKTRKLMSDETLMIVSLGMCFGMVVLASQVGFSPAFGAFIMGSILAETIEAEHIEHLVKPVKDLFGAIFFVSVGMMVDPSMIVEYALPIAVISLVVILGQTFFGTSGVLLSGQPLRTAMQCGFSLGQIGEFAFIIASLGVTLKVTSHFLYPIVVAVSVITTFLTPYMIRLAEPAYVKVDRSMPRSWKRFLDRYSSGSQTVNYESDWKKLLMAMGRNIVIYSIISIAVIILSFRFVAPVFHNYLPQFWAALCGTIFTVLCISPFLRAIVVKKNHSEEFVTLWEDNHVNRGPLVSTIVLRVVIAVAFVAFVIAHFFKASIGLALGVAVILVFLMVYSRVLKKQSILIERRFIQNLRLRDMHAEYIGSKKPAYAGSLLSRDLHLTDLEIPGESVWAGKTLAELNLGKKYGVHVVSILRGKQRINIPGASVRLFPLDKIQVIGTDEQLNLFSQHMMKEDVVEDNKDLEKSIMTLKQFMININSVFLGKSIRESGIRDKYKCLIVGMERDGNSLRTPDVNAPFQEGDVVWVVGEKEDVYKLVDQKS
- a CDS encoding HIT family protein codes for the protein MSDPKDCLYCQNNQTLNDLMIEFAQLSVSRAFLFKEQTYRGRCLVAYKDHVNDLNELSDEDRNAFMADVAKVTSAMNKAFHPAKINYGAYSDKLSHLHFHLAPKYEGGPDFGGTFVMNPGKVYLTDAEYQELIDAVKANL
- a CDS encoding rhamnogalacturonan acetylesterase, producing MKALKLCFIVAFTLFAMTISAQEKTKTTKTQITGEDLLGLKSGADPKKANAGVAGSSRKKGRPVVFIIGDSTVKNGKDNGSNHQWGWGHFFTDYVDTTKVSVENHALGGRSSRTFITEGLWDKVLSAVKPGDYVLVQFGHNDGGSLNMGRARASLKGYADNDTTVVMELTGKEETVHSFGWYMRKYAKDVKAKKATPILLSHIPRNMFTSKDSVAVIRNSEGYGLWTKEAATMEKVPYIDLNKLIADKLDKMGKDAIQTLYYGDHTHTSEAGAILNAQTVAEGIRELKNCKLKDALKK
- a CDS encoding carbonic anhydrase family protein produces the protein MGEQENKSELSLEHILTGSIRSKEEQQKLTPNEVLDILKKGNQEFVEDNLTVRNNSDRIRTAVLGQYPLAVVLSCLDSRVPVEDIFHRGIGDVFVSRVAGNIVNEDILGSLEYACKVSGSKLIVVLGHTHCGAIQSAIDDVKMGNITSLLSKIKPAVEKANSFYKGDKSSKNDEFMDAVCCLNVQISIDEIRSKSPILKEMEDLNEIIIVGAIYDMKTGKVDFL